The sequence CTTGATAGTGGTGGCCGAAAGCCCGAGGAACAGCCCGGCGCCGCCCAGCGGCGTGAACGCCAGCGCCAGATGGTTGAACACTTCGCCGCGGCGATTCATCAGACGCACCGCGCCTTGCAACACCAGCCATAACGCGCCGCCGATGAGCAGTGAGCTGGCGCCGATGTAGGTGAGGATCGCCGCGCCGTCGAGCCAGGTGAAGGCGTCGTTGTTCTGCGGGTAGTGGGTCAGCAACCACCAGGGCGCATTGGCCTCCAATGGCCAGAAGATGTCGCGGTCGACCAGCCACTCGGCAGCGGTTTGCTTGAGCGTGATGAACCAGGGGCTGACCGTCCACTGGAAGGCACCCATGGCCAGGCCGATCATGCCGAACAGCAACAGCGTGCTGTCCCAGTGGCCGTGCTGCGACTGGTTGCCGACGATGAGGATTTCCTGGTTCGGCGAACGGGCGGCGAGGGCGACGGCGCCGCGCTGGCCGCTGCAACGACCGCAGGCATGACAATCGCTGTTGCCCTGCATGCGGCGGATGTCGATCAGCGGGGCGCAGTTGGGCGTCGCCAGCTTCGGTCCCTGGTTGGCCTGCCAGCGTTCTTCGTCGACCTTGTAGTGCATCGGCGCCAGGCGCGCGAGCAGGCCGAAGACGCCGCTCACCGGGCACAGGTGCCGGCACCAGACGCGCTTGCCGCGACCATAAAGGAAGCCGACGATCATCGCGGCGACGGTCGAGCCACCAAGGATCAGCGCGGCGGCACGGCCGTAGTCGTAGACGCTGATCAGCTGGCCGTAGACGGTGGTCAGCACGAAGGCGATGGTCGGCCAGCCGCTCCAGCGAATCCACTGCGGAGTGCGCTTGTTCAGCCCGCGCCAGCTGATCCATTCGCTGAGCGAGCCTTCCGGGCAGAGCACACCGCACCAGAGCCGGCCGAAAATGACCATCGACAGCAGCACGAAGGGCCACCAAAGCCCCCAGAACAGGAACTGGGCGAACACGGTGATGTTGTCCAGCATGCGCGCCTCGGACGGCGGCAACGAGAGCACCGCCGGCACCAGCAGCAGGACCAGATAGAAACCAACCACCAGCCATTGGATAAGGCGGATGGTTCCGGCGTGCTGGCGCAGCAGATCGCCGATCCGCGCCAGCCAGGGGGTGTTGGCGATCATACGGTGCGAGCCTCCAGACGAGCCTCCGACTTCGGTCGCAGCCAGGCCCAGACGGCCAGCCAGTAGAGCGCCATGGTGATCACCGCCGCCAAGGATGGCATCGCGCGGTAGCCGGTCAGCCCGGCGATGGTGCTGCCCAGGGTGCCGCCATCATCGAGCAGGGCGGAGGTATCCCACAGCGGGTCGCCGAACACGGTGTAGAGCACTTCTGGCACATCCATGCCCATCAGCTGACCGCTGAAGCGATCGAGCCCGGCCATCAGCAGCGCCGCGCCGAGCAACAGCAGCAGCGCCTCGCTGACCTTGAAGAAGCGCTTCCAGGAGAAGAACCGGCTGCCGGCCTGCAGCGCCGCATAGCTGA comes from Stutzerimonas stutzeri and encodes:
- a CDS encoding 4Fe-4S binding protein gives rise to the protein MIANTPWLARIGDLLRQHAGTIRLIQWLVVGFYLVLLLVPAVLSLPPSEARMLDNITVFAQFLFWGLWWPFVLLSMVIFGRLWCGVLCPEGSLSEWISWRGLNKRTPQWIRWSGWPTIAFVLTTVYGQLISVYDYGRAAALILGGSTVAAMIVGFLYGRGKRVWCRHLCPVSGVFGLLARLAPMHYKVDEERWQANQGPKLATPNCAPLIDIRRMQGNSDCHACGRCSGQRGAVALAARSPNQEILIVGNQSQHGHWDSTLLLFGMIGLAMGAFQWTVSPWFITLKQTAAEWLVDRDIFWPLEANAPWWLLTHYPQNNDAFTWLDGAAILTYIGASSLLIGGALWLVLQGAVRLMNRRGEVFNHLALAFTPLGGAGLFLGLSATTIKLLRYEGFILAWAQPTRALLLAGAIGWTLTLAWKVITRHGANGLRRLLAFGCVGLATAVVGYGWYLQFWGWS